From the Acinetobacter wanghuae genome, one window contains:
- the thyA gene encoding thymidylate synthase → MRQYLDLLQHILDNGGDKGDRTGTGTRSVFGHQMRFDLSKGFPLLTTKKVHFRSIVIELLWFLKGDTNVQYLKDHKVSIWDEWSTAEQTARFGRPEGELGPVYGHQWRNFGATKNPDNSFNKDGFDQIQWLINEIKTNPNSRRLIVSGWNPNEAGTVALPPCHTLFQFFVHNGKLSCQLYQRSADVFLGVPFNIASYALLTHMIAQVCDLDVGDFVWTGGDTHLYSNHFEQAKLQLSREPLGLCQLKLNPEVKDLFDFKFEDIEIVGYESHPGIKAPVAV, encoded by the coding sequence ATGCGCCAATATCTTGACCTTTTACAACATATCCTCGACAACGGCGGTGACAAAGGCGACCGTACTGGGACTGGGACACGTTCGGTTTTTGGTCATCAAATGCGTTTTGATCTTTCAAAAGGTTTTCCTTTATTGACCACTAAAAAAGTGCATTTCCGTTCAATCGTGATTGAACTGTTGTGGTTTTTAAAAGGTGACACCAACGTTCAATATTTAAAAGACCATAAAGTTTCAATTTGGGATGAATGGTCTACTGCGGAACAAACTGCGCGCTTTGGTCGTCCTGAGGGCGAATTAGGGCCAGTTTACGGTCATCAATGGCGTAACTTTGGTGCGACTAAAAACCCAGATAACAGCTTTAACAAAGATGGCTTTGATCAAATTCAATGGCTCATCAATGAAATTAAAACCAATCCGAATTCACGTCGTTTAATCGTGTCAGGTTGGAACCCGAATGAAGCGGGTACGGTTGCTTTGCCACCTTGTCATACCTTGTTCCAATTCTTTGTACATAACGGCAAATTGTCTTGTCAGTTGTATCAACGCAGTGCTGACGTGTTCCTAGGTGTGCCATTTAATATTGCAAGCTATGCGCTATTGACCCACATGATCGCACAAGTCTGTGACTTAGATGTCGGTGACTTTGTCTGGACAGGTGGTGATACGCATTTATATAGCAACCATTTTGAACAAGCCAAATTACAGCTTAGCCGTGAACCCCTCGGTTTATGTCAGTTAAAGTTGAATCCTGAAGTCAAAGATTTATTCGATTTTAAATTTGAAGACATCGAAATTGTCGGCTATGAGTCACATCCGGGCATTAAAGCGCCTGTCGCGGTTTAA
- a CDS encoding lipocalin family protein, protein MSQDLTTVSNFNLEQYLGTWYEIARLPMKHQPEDSTDISAVYSLNENGTVRVQNRCLDENKQLDESIGEATIVDAENGKLEVSFLPEGFRWIPFTKGDYWVLKIDANYQTVLVGEPNQKYLWLLHRSPNLDEATKAEYLAYAQSIGYDLTDLIHSVHTGHKTA, encoded by the coding sequence ATGAGTCAAGATTTAACGACCGTTTCGAATTTCAACTTAGAACAATATTTAGGGACGTGGTACGAAATTGCACGTTTACCCATGAAACACCAACCTGAAGACAGCACCGATATTTCAGCAGTCTATTCACTGAATGAAAATGGCACAGTACGCGTGCAAAACCGCTGCTTAGATGAAAATAAGCAACTCGATGAATCTATTGGTGAAGCAACGATTGTTGATGCTGAAAATGGCAAGCTTGAAGTCAGTTTCCTACCTGAAGGCTTCCGTTGGATTCCATTCACTAAAGGTGATTATTGGGTGTTAAAAATTGATGCCAACTATCAAACTGTTTTAGTTGGTGAACCAAATCAAAAGTATTTATGGCTTTTGCATCGCTCGCCTAACCTCGATGAAGCAACCAAAGCTGAATATTTAGCATATGCACAATCTATCGGTTACGATCTTACAGATTTAATCCATAGCGTACATACAGGTCATAAAACAGCTTAA
- a CDS encoding CHAP domain-containing protein, with protein MVYDQPVNTSEIHAPVQANIIVRSQSEQKPKKSSQKNAVKSTHTSFGSGTGQRIDISKFTSFLQGINRSTSTQKCAKSIRVGLQSAGAKIVNHPVAAADWGSTLQQIGYKKINLSFDRPKKGDIYIIDRTQKNRYGHIAAYSGNAWVSDFKQSGYAVYRNQNVKYSYYRLDTDN; from the coding sequence ATGGTTTATGATCAACCCGTGAACACGAGTGAAATTCATGCTCCTGTCCAAGCAAACATCATAGTACGTTCCCAATCGGAGCAAAAGCCTAAAAAATCTTCGCAAAAAAATGCGGTGAAATCGACGCACACCAGTTTTGGTTCTGGAACTGGTCAACGTATTGATATCTCTAAATTCACTAGTTTCTTGCAGGGTATTAACCGCAGTACCAGTACACAAAAATGTGCCAAGAGTATTCGTGTAGGCTTACAGTCTGCGGGTGCGAAAATTGTGAATCACCCTGTCGCAGCAGCAGATTGGGGCAGCACCTTACAGCAAATTGGCTATAAAAAAATTAATCTTTCTTTTGATCGTCCTAAAAAAGGCGATATCTATATTATTGATCGTACTCAGAAAAACCGTTATGGGCACATCGCTGCATATTCGGGTAATGCTTGGGTATCTGACTTCAAGCAAAGTGGTTATGCGGTATATCGCAACCAAAATGTTAAATATAGCTACTACCGTTTAGATACAGACAACTAA